The genomic interval CACACCATTGGGTATGTCCTGTATTAGTCCTGATCCTACAATGAAATAGGTTGTGAATATCTATTGTGATCCTGATATTTACCGGAATGACCTCTTTACCAGGATCGCCGTGAAGACACTTTACTGAAGCTGACACATTTCAGGCGTCACAAAAGGAAAACACTGAAGAAATCACCTGGAAAGATCAACAACTACCCTTTTCAAAAGCCGGAAGAAAAGCATCCTCCTGGAAAGGATGTGACCAAAAAAGTTGCAAGTGTGATTGAGAAGACAGTCACCATTGCTAAATCAGCAAAGACAAAACAGGTAGATTTCGATAGCTCTTTTCGGATTCCAAAATATTCCATTTGTAATCCACTGGTCTTTAGTTGTTTGAACCTGAAAATTTCTGTATGATTCTTTAAATCCCATAATGTGAAAGTTGCATCATGTATCTATCATCTTTAAATTGATTTTATACTAGGGCATGAATGAATCTGAGAAATTCTAATTCAGAAACTATATGCTCTTAGTTGGTTCATGCTATGTTAATAAATTGAATACGAAGAGGCATGTTTGAAGCTAAAGATTCTGAATTTTCGCTAAAGCTAAAGCTAGGAGGATTGGTTTTTGATTTAATGTTTGCCCTTTTACAGTAATGTTATGGATTCATCTTTGATGAATTGGAACCCATATTTGTACTGTTATATGTTGCAATGTTATTATTGAACTTTTAcagattttattttgttatccAGGCCGCGCAATATATACCTACCATAACAAATTACACTCAGCTATGGTGGGTTCCTAATGTCATCGTTGCTCATGAAAAGGAAGGAATTGAAGTTATTCATTTGGCATCAGGTCGCACCCTATGTAAGGTGACCATCTGATTCCAAAGCACAATTGTTATCTTTTGTTGTATACCACAGCGAATGAGTTGCAATTTTTGAGTGTGGGgcttttttttgtgttttttgcTCTTTTTTTTTGGGTGTTAGGAGATTCTACCTGAATTTTGATTAGCATATAGCACATCATATTTTGCCAAACCATTGGGTTGGATTGACATGACCACTCTTGAAAGGAAGGAGATTGTTTGAAATCTCAGaagtataaaaaaatcatatttctggACATGATATGATATGTATCCCCCGTGTGGCTGCTGCGAAATTAACGTAGTCTCGTTTAGCTTGTTATGTCAATATCAGTCTGTGTTGGGCCATTGTCTAGAGGAATACTTTTTCCACAAGTAATGTATGATTGTTAGTTTCGATAGCTTATAATCTACTCTCTGGAATCCGTAAAACTTATAGCAAGTGTGTTTTATTAACAACCTAGATCGCTAGCATTCTCCCATATTGTCAACATCCATTTGACATTTTCACATTTTCACTCACCCAGCTTCATCTTCAAGAAGGTGGTCTTCATGCTGATATTAATGGAGATGGTGTCCTGGATCATGTCCAGGTGAACTTTTGTCTCAGATTtgaatatttgattttttttggaGTGCACATACTAAATCATTCAGATCTTGATTCAACCCATTTCATTTAATGCTATATGAATCAATTTAGATATACTTTTGTGCCAGCTTCGATATATTTGAGTGAAATCTCCTTGGGGCTTGTAAAAGTATGAATGATCATGTTTGGAATGAATTTCCTTTTTCGAACTTGATAACTGAAGTATGACTTGGTTGAAATGTTATTGTGTTAGAGTTGACTATATTTACAcactttttagttttttttcccATGTCATTTACATGTTTGATAAGCGCCACACATGACTATTTCAGATATCAATGTGAAAAATCTGTAGGCTGTGTTGAACTATTTTTGCTTGGAGTAGTTCTTTGCTACAGCTCCTGGGTTGTCTGTCAAATGCATGTGATAGAAAATAACTCCTGTCGAGATACGTACTTTTCTTTTTGGTGCAtatattttgtaccatttttgGTTTGGGAAGAAAGGAGATATCTTTTTAAACCAAAGATGCTCATGCCAAGGTGTTACGGAAGCAGATTTACTAAGGATGAGACAGTGATATTTAAAACGGGGGGCTGGGCTTATTTTCCAAATTTCTCAGTCGCTGTGACTCATTACCCTTTTTATTAATGGCGAGCACTACGTTTAAGTGCCGCTTAACTACATCACTTGTCAGTGAGTCTTTCTTTTCAGGGAATTTAACTCTGATAATTTAGACGGATATTAGGTTACATAGAGCTCCTCATTATCATTTTTGCTTGGATTCAAAAGAAATACATCAATGAAGTCCGAAATCATATCCAAAATTACTAggatcatttgtatttttctacTTTTCTTTTGTTATGCTTGTAAAGGAAAAAATGTTGTTTTAACTTTTGTTTTGGTAGGAGGGAAAGAAGTTTGGACAATCAAATTTTCATGTTACATTTCTTCATTAATTTGTCGCAATATGAGATAAAAATGATGATACATTATGTTACGGACCCAATTATTATTGGGCCTAAATATTTAACAAGAGAAGGATCAAGGCCCTAGTCAGGGAGGCCCTCATTATTTACAGTTTATTTGGAAGGAGAGGTAAGAGAAGCATAAAATGTGAGAGAGGGAAGAGATAGGCATTCAGTTATTCTTTTGAGAGTCTTGTTACTAGCATTGCTTGAGTGAAGTGAAATTTATACCTTGTACATAGATTTTTTCTCTAGGAAAATACTTTCATACTCCATATTTCAATATAACAGTTTTATTTCTACATATATATCGTCGATTGTTTCTTTTAATTGTTATCTTAATCTGTTAAAGTGCGAGAATTATTTTGGTGGTTGCAATTTATTAAGATGTCAAGAAATGGTTCTGCATTTGTTGAGTCAACTCTTGTGATTCAAAAGATTGTATGTGATGCTGTGTAAATTTAACTTTTTTATTGATTCTTGGTGAAAAAGTTGCTTTCCTAATTTGTTGTGAATTATCCTCGCTGTAATCTGTAGATTTGTGTTACGATCTCACGCAAGATTTCCAAGATACCAATAGCAAGAAGAAAATTGTTTTTATAAAACAAGAAGCAACAATAATAGGGATTTCTTACAAAATAATGATGAGGGCTTTCAATTAGGAAATGTCCCATTTGCAGAAAGAAACATCACAAGAAATTTTCCTTTACATATCCCCCCTCTGGGTCCTACGAGCGTAAACTGTAATGTGGGTAGTTTTGAACTACTTGGGCTGTCTTGTGTATTCTCCCACTTTGGCACAAATCCTTAACAAGTTGTAATCAGCCTAAAATTGGCTCTGAGCTCCTAGCAACTGCTATTCGCGATATTTCTAGCATATTGGTAAAATTAAACCAGAATGCAGTTTTGAACCATGGTTGCATTGAATGGAAATCCGTAACAAGTTTAATCAACCTTAAGTTGGCTCTGGGCTCCTAGCAACTGCTATTCATACTTATAGCATATCAGTAAAATTAATCTAGAAAGTAGTTTTGAACCAGAGGTGCATTGAAAGGAAATTCTTGTTTAAATTGATTGTTTGCTTTTCACGATTGATGCTGATTTATGTGTATGTTCCTCTATAGGTCGTGGGAGGAAATGGTGTTGAACAGTCTGTTATAAGTGGATCTATGGAAGTGCTTCGTCCATGTTGGGCTGTTGCAACATCAGGTGTGCCAGTTCGAGAACAGCTTTTTAATGCTTCTATATGCCATCACACTCCTTTCAACTTATTCCAACATGGAGAATTTTCTAGAAGTTTTGGCCGAAATTCAGATGTTGCTTCATTAGATGTGGCAACACCCATTCTTATCCCAAGAAATGATGGTCGTAGGCACCGTAGTGGTAGCCATGGTGATGTTGTCTTCCTTACCAACCGAGGAGAGGTATGCTGTTTTAAGTTTCTCCTGTTTGCATCATGCCTTCTGTAATTAGCTTTAAAACTGGTGTGAAGCTCCTCCCTCATATTTAATTATCCCATCTCTCCCCCCTTGTGTTAATTCAATAGTTTATGATTCATATTTCTCGCTGGAATTTTCTTCTGCtgaaatcttcaaatcttcacaaCAAATTTGCAAGAAACTTTGTATTTTTCGATTTATTGGTGCAACTCGTACCTTTTCCTATGTCTCGTTGATTGTCTACATGACTAAATTTTCAGATTGCTTCGCACAAAATAGAGTGGGGCCTAGCGATTGAACAGATGTAAAAATATTTGGGATCTTTATTTGTTGCAAATGAATGTGTTGGTCTTGTTGGTTAAGGGATTAATGGACTTTCGTTTATCCGGGTTGGGttatatgattcagatatgatattTTGAATGGATATGGTTTTAGttctgaagtggtcagagttaaATTTGTTTAGCTAGAATTACGATACTAACATCATTCTAGCATGCCGAAAGAAACAGGACCAACCTTTTTGTTTTTGGGTGGTTCCAAGGGTTGAAAATAGAGGGGTGGATTTTTGACGTGATGGTTCGAAATCAAACGATACCAAGTCCTTTGTTGATATAGTTTGAAATCATGGTTTTCCATTGTTTTCTGTCACAATCTGTTAAAAATTGAACATTCCTGTTTCTCTTTGTAAATTGTTTCACAACTAATGTTTCAGGTGACATCATACTCTCCTGGATTGCACGGACATGATGCTGACTGGAATTGGCAGCTGTTGACTGGTGCCACATGGTCCAAGCTTCCATCTCCATCTGGGATGGACTCTGATGTGGTTCCCACACTTAAGCCATTTCCTCTACGTACGCACGACAATCCTGAAATGATTCTCGCCGCAGGAGATCAAGAAGCCGTTGTGTTATCTCGTGGAGGAAGTTTATTAACGACCATGGATCTTCCGGCACCTCCTACACATGCCTTAGTGTGCGAGGACTTCTCAAACGACGGACTGACAGATATTATCGTTGTGACTTCTAACGGGGTGTATGGTTTTGTGCAGACAAGGCAACCGGGTGCGCTATTCTTCAGCACGCTCGTGGGTTGTCTTATTGTTGTGATGGGAGTGCTATTTGTTTCACAATACTTGAATTCTAGCAAGGGGAAGCCACGGGCGTTATCGTCATCTCTGCTGTAGGCGCACTTACTTTCCTGTGCTGCTGCTCTCTTCTTCCCTACATCCTCCAAAAATTTTGTTTGCATTTTAGAATCCAAGCCAATACTGTAACttctaatttaaatattaaggcTAGTTAAAATAGCCCTTAAAATGGTTCCTTTCGAAATCCATGATTGAACACTATggatgtagaacccgtaaattggactgcgtataagtCATGtataattttagtatttaaaattaaaatgatttttatcgtatgtgtatttaaatttttttctttaaatttatttattttacgcaatagtttaattgttatcttttcagttaaataagtgagggcggaccggagatggagtattgagataagttaataaagacttatttaagaagtggtaatttagcatgttagtaaatatattttaaaaagttggcatgcatgcaagttattaaacttctttggtattttatttaattgtttttaaaacattaaatgcgtgtttatttcaataatttatgtttaattatttttatgcattttaggcataattcatgcgtgataggatttaattcatgaaatacaTGCATTAgaatttctagatgcatttcacgttcaatcgaggatcggagaccggagaattttcaggaaaattattttatcatacgatttatttttataaattaagttaaggtatttttaagggtatttctcaaaaatgggatttaatttgggtatttttactcgcaggactttatttttaacggtaaaaaaatattatcgaatcgggagactttttaatggttcggctattattttcaaaatcgtttcaacacgaaatatttttcgggagtgagtttgggcttaatgggcctacttttgagTTTATAGGGCTTAATTATCTttttaatctttaattaaataatttaggcccattaactaATATTTTATCTATATAATTAACCACCTAAAATcaattaacctaaacctaaattCTTAACAGCCGACACCCCCTCCCCCAGCTTCTCTATCTCGGTTTCAGTTTTGTTCTTCAACAAAAAAACCGTCGGTGGTCTCTTGTTCTTGCTAAGGGAGCTTCACTCCTCTCGTTTTTATCATCAAACTGTAagatttttcttaaaatcatgTTTCGTATACATGAAAAACTATATGCGGAAGCTTAAATCGAGTATTACCTCCGGCCATTGAAAGTTTTGATTTCTCTGATTTTCTTCTCGATTGAAGCCTTTTAAGCACTGCACAATCTCTTTAGATGGTGTATATTTTCTTATGAGGTGTGTGTGCTTAGGGACCTCAATCGTTGCTATTTATAGGCATCTCATACCATCAACGAGAAAATTGGGAGCATTATTTTCAAAGGAATAATCGTGTACGCATCTCAGTTTCTGAAGTTGAGTCGGCGTACGCAACTTTTCATCAAAAGTTGTAGGCTTCTTGGCCGTCGCCAACTCCTACACGGTACGTCTTCCTTTAACATGTGTCAAATTtcttacattctcccacttgacacatatatctcatttaccaTAGGAGAAGACAAAATACATGAATCATGGCGATAGGTCATCTTAAAACGAATATTATCTTCCATGTATTACAATGCATTGTCTCTCAAATCTGtataacttaatgaataaacccaatgtttattcgaggtccaactttattgatattttttcaAATCACTGAATGTGTGCACAACATATATGAGAAAATATCACATCATAGTTTCATTAATTTGTTCTTACAACAAATATTACATAAAGGAACCAAGTCTCATTCTTTCTGTATGATCCTTAAATTTCAATGGTGGCATGCCCTTAGTCAAAGGATCCGCAATCATCAATTCAGTGCTAATGTGCTCGATAAGTAACTTCTTATCTTTAACACGTTCTCGTATGGCTAAATACTTAATGTCGATGTGCTTGCTTCGACTAccacttttgttatttttagcCATAAAAACAGCAGCTGAATAATCACAATATATTCTTAATGGCCTATATATAGAATCCATAATTCTAAGCCCTGAAATGAAACTCTTCAACCATACACCATGTGAGGTTGCCTCAAAACAAGTTACGAACTCAGCTTCCATAGTGGAAGTAGCAGTCAATGTCTACTTTGCACTTCTCTAAGATACAGCTCCACCAGCTAGCATGAAAATATAACCTGAAGTGGATTTTCTTGAATCAATGCAGCCAGCGTAGTCTGAATCAGAGTAGCCAATTACTTCCAAATTATCAGTTCGTCTGAACATaagcatataatctttggtCCCTTGAAGGTACCTCATGACTTTCTTTGCAGCTTTCCAATGGTCTAAACCTGGATTACTCTGATATCTTCCCAACATCCCAACAATAAATGCAATGTCAGGTCTAGTGCAAACCTGAGCATACATCAAGCTTCCGACAGCAGAAGCATAAGGAATGTTTTTCATTTGTTCCCGCTCTAGATCATTCTTTGGGCATTGTCTTAAATTGAATTTATCGCCTTTCACAACGGGAGCTATACTTGGTGAACAATCTTTCATCCGATATCTCTCTAAAACTTTGTCTATATATGTTTCTTGAGACAGACCTATAATACCTCGAATTCCGTCTCTATGTATCTTAATGccaatgacataagatgcatcgcccatatccttcatatcaaagtttttagaGATGAATTGTTTCACCTCATATAACAGATCCTTATCATTGGTTGCAAGtaatatatcatccacatatagaataaggaaacaaatcttgctcccactgaccttctggtATATACATTGATCCATGGGGTTCTCAACGAATCCGAATGAAGAGATaacatcatgaaattttaaataccATTGACGGGAGGCTTGTTTCAATCCATATATAGATTTCTTAAGCTTACAAACCAATTGCTCACCATTACTAGAGAAGAATCCTTCAGGTTGTTTCATATAAACCTCTTCCTCTAGTTCTCCATTGAGAAAAGctgttttcacatccatttgttgTAAATCTAAGTCAAAATGTGCAACTAATGCTAGAATGATACGAAGAGAATCTTTCTTAGATACAGGAGAAAAAGTTTCCTTGTAGTCGATTCCTTCCTGCTGAGTGAATCTTTTAGCAACGAGTCTTGCTTTATACCTTTCAATGTTGCCTAATGAgtctttctttgttttgaagACCCATTTACATCCAATGGCTTTTACACCATCAGGCAACTTAACAAGATCCCAGACTCCATTAAGTGCCATAGAATTCATCTCTTCTTTCATAGCATTAAACCATAGTTTTGACTCATTACAACTCATGGCTTGTGAAAACGTTTCAGGATCATTTTCGGCTCCAATGTTAAAATCCGATTCTTGTAAATACACAACGTAATCACTAGATATTGCTGATCTCCTTATTCTAGTAGATCTCCTTAGGTTGTTTGGTTGATCAACAATTTCTTGTTGTTCTTCATTAACAACTTGATCTACTGGATTTTCATCAGCAATTTGTGGAACTTCAGTAACTGGTTGTCTAACACCCATTTGGTCTTGAGGGGTGTGAATAATGACTAATCTTTCATTTGAAtaagagggttgttcagtaatgtgatcattctcaagaattatgtcatttgaattatcactcccactaatcaaatcattctcaagaaattttgcatttcttgattccacaATTCTAGTGTTGTGAGATGGACAATAGAATCTGTACCCTTTGGATTTTTCGGCATACCCAATGAAATATCCACTTATAGTTCTTGGGTCCAGTTTCTTTTCATGTGGGTTGTAAACTCTTATTTCTGAAGGACAACCCCAAACGCGTATATGTTGCAAACTCAGTTTCCAACCTTTAAATAACTCAAATGGAGTCTTTGGGACAACCTTAGTTGGAACTCGATTTAATATATACACAGCTGTCTTAAGAGCTTTAGTCCACAAAGATTTAGGAAGTTTAGAGCTACTCAACATGCTCCTCACCATGTCCAATAATGTTtggtttctcctctcagctacgcCATTCTGGTCAGGAGAACCAGGCATAGTATATTGGGCAAAAATCCCATGTTCTTGGAGAAATTTCGCAAACGGACCAGGTGCTTGTCCATTCTCAGTGTATCTACCGTAATATTCTCCACCTCTATCACTTCTCACGATCTTAATATGTTTTCCACATTGCTTCTCCACTTCAGCCTTAAAAACCTTAAAGGCTTCTAGTGCTTCGTTTTTATTATGAAGCATGTAGATATACATGTATCGTGaataatcatcaatgaacgagatgaagtatttcggactttgcatgtctatatctGGACAACAAATATCTGAATGTACTATTTCTAATATTTCTGTACTCCTCTTGGCACCTTTTTTAGACTTATTGGTCTGCTTTCCCTTAATGCAGTCCACACAAGTCTCAAAatcagtaaaatctgaagtactGAGTACTCCATCATTTACTAATCTTTTAATTCTCTCTATGGAAAtgtgtcccaatctcctgtGCCACAATATAGAGGAATCTTCATTTATAACACATCTTTTAATACCTCTTTGAACATGCATAGTGgtgttattattttgtaaagaaataGAGAAAAGACTATCAACCATTGTACCATTTCcaataagattttatttataaaacaaatttattgatttatccaaaaactgaaatgaataaTCAAGGGGTATAAGTTTTGAAACTgaaattaaattcctagaaaaactaggaacataaaaggtcttttccaattttaaaatataaccacTATTCAACACTAGGCAGCAAGTCCCAATAGCCTCCACATGTGAAGACATCTTGTTTCCTGAATAGATGCTCCGCTCATTTCCTATTGGCTTCCTTAGGTTTTGCATACCCTGTAAGGTATTTGTAACATGGATTGTAGAACCAGAATcaatccaccatgtgttataaatcatATCAACCATATTAGATTCATAACAGACAAATGAAGTATGAATACCTTTCTTTTCAAGCCAATCCTTAAATTTATTGCAATCCTTCTTAATGTGTCCCGTCTTTTTACAGAAGAAATACTTGGATTCTTTCTTAATGTCAGGTTGGGGTGGAATTATTCCTTTCCCTTTTCCCTTAACTTTGGCTTGCTTCTTAAACTTTCCTTGTGTGGTCATAAACACATTATCACTTGTTTCCATCAACAGCCTTCCTTCCTCTTGAACACACATGGTCATTAATTCATTAATTGACCATTTATCTTTATGTGTGTTATAGGAAATTTTGAAGGGTCCATATTGCTGTGGAAGAGTGCATAGAATGTAGTGCACAAGAAAAGTCTCAGACATTTCCACTTCAAGTGTCTTGAGCCGAGCCGCTATGTCCCGCATTTTCATGATGTGCTCTCGCACACCTCTCACACTGGTGAGCCTTAATGAAGAGAATTCCATAATTAGGGTGCTTGCAAGAGCCTTATTGAAGACTGAAACTGTTCATCAATAGCCTTCAGTAATTCTTTGACATTATTATGCTGATCGACAGAACCACGCATACCAGCAGAGATTTTTGTCTTTATGAACATTACACGTAGTCAATTAGAtctctcccatttttcataAAGATCAACATCATCCGGAATGCTGTTTTCAGTAATAGCAGATGGTTCGTCTTTCCGTATAGCATAATCAATATTCATCCACCCTAATTGAAGaagaattctttctttccaaattttataattatcgcCCTTTAGATCGGGAATGTCAcatttcatatcagaaaaagTCGCAGGTTGCATAACTGCACAAAATATCACATGCTTAAAATTTTGAGACAATATCATGTTTTACCAATGTAATTcatgttttaaaaatctagtgacataaaatttgcctgtgggctaaaattttaattcaataagattttttttttgtaacttTATGATAAAACTATCAAAATGAATTTTTCTTAACTCCTGTgggtaaattaagaaaaatatattttgatattttaacctaattagttatataaatataataaaaatccatgtggggtaaaatttattatgtctatataattaattacaattgatGTCCATTATGTGATCCAATTCCACTTAatgcataatttttcataattaaagATGCTGTGGCTATTCCTcactaatttaaaattatacggtTCACTGGACAAAATTTTGGCTTTACTTAATGCTTTATATAAGAATTATTTCGCAATCAACACTTTCCAAGAGTGCTCCCAGGAAAGATAGGTAGTGCTAAGGCCCTTTAAATACCCAACTCCTAGACAGAGCAACGTTCCTCAGGGAGACCAGTGGCTAGTCAAGGCAATTTAAACCGATCTATGAAGAACTCTCTCAAATCATGTTTTCTCACGTTACCTCATAATTATTATTCAACTGAATTATCCACATTTATGTGAATCTTTATAAGCCAAAATTAAATAACTtttatattcacatttttacTTAATATGAACAAATACGTTCctcatcagtttttctcttcaatcagagtagtgataaagtgaggatCACAAAAATGTGGGCTCctcatcagtttttctcttttatcagaGTAATGATAAAGTGAGGTTATTTGTTCATTTGTGAATAtctgaaatattttaatttaaatattatatttacatCTCACTTGATATgttcattttaaattataaacataatttaatatgaacataatgtgaatattgatttaccaaaatatttttcaatacaatttgcattttaaatttcaagaataaatgcaaacataatattaaatttgcatGTACACATCAAACACTTATCCATAATATTTGACATTTTATATaacatgcaaaaataatttctagaCTTGTATtgaacttaaaattattttaatgtgtaCAAATTATTTAACCAAATGCTATATGTATACCAAATTATACATATAACTTAATAACACATTAttctttatttattattattatt from Primulina eburnea isolate SZY01 chromosome 17, ASM2296580v1, whole genome shotgun sequence carries:
- the LOC140818091 gene encoding uncharacterized protein isoform X1, producing the protein MRKRDLAILMLSAFAIFFSLQHEGDLSFSEAWYHISDDYPIKYEADRLPPPIVTDLNGDGKKEVLVPTHDAKIQILQHRPRRVGEGFSEARLLAEVSLLPDKTRIATGRRVVAMAAGVIDRNYNKRELRKQVLVVVTSGWSVMCFDHNLTKLWEMNLQKDFPHNAHHREIAISVSNYTLKHGDSGLVIVGGRMEMQPHIHIDPFEEVELAEKNAEQHRRSATEKDESENAGNVDLRHFAVYAFAGRSGELRWSRKFENIDAQSSDASMLIPQHNYKLDVHALNSRQPGEFECREFRESILGVMPHHWDRREDTLLKLTHFRRHKRKTLKKSPGKINNYPFQKPEEKHPPGKDVTKKVASVIEKTVTIAKSAKTKQAAQYIPTITNYTQLWWVPNVIVAHEKEGIEVIHLASGRTLCKLHLQEGGLHADINGDGVLDHVQVVGGNGVEQSVISGSMEVLRPCWAVATSGVPVREQLFNASICHHTPFNLFQHGEFSRSFGRNSDVASLDVATPILIPRNDGRRHRSGSHGDVVFLTNRGEVTSYSPGLHGHDADWNWQLLTGATWSKLPSPSGMDSDVVPTLKPFPLRTHDNPEMILAAGDQEAVVLSRGGSLLTTMDLPAPPTHALVCEDFSNDGLTDIIVVTSNGVYGFVQTRQPGALFFSTLVGCLIVVMGVLFVSQYLNSSKGKPRALSSSLL
- the LOC140818091 gene encoding uncharacterized protein isoform X2, with translation MRKRDLAILMLSAFAIFFSLQHEGDLSFSEAWYHISDDYPIKYEADRLPPPIVTDLNGDGKKEVLVPTHDAKIQILQHRPRRVGEGFSEARLLAEVSLLPDKTRIATGRRVVAMAAGVIDRNYNKRELRKQVLVVVTSGWSVMCFDHNLTKLWEMNLQKDFPHNAHHREIAISVSNYTLKHGDSGLVIVGGRMEMQPHIHIDPFEEVELAEKNAEQHRRSATEKDESENAGNVDLRHFAVYAFAGRSGELRWSRKFENIDAQSSDASMLIPQHNYKLDVHALNSRQPGEFECREFRESILGVMPHHWDRREDTLLKLTHFRRHKRKTLKKSPGKINNYPFQKPEEKHPPGKDVTKKVASVIEKTVTIAKSAKTKQAAQYIPTITNYTQLWWVPNVIVAHEKEGIEVIHLASGRTLCKVVGGNGVEQSVISGSMEVLRPCWAVATSGVPVREQLFNASICHHTPFNLFQHGEFSRSFGRNSDVASLDVATPILIPRNDGRRHRSGSHGDVVFLTNRGEVTSYSPGLHGHDADWNWQLLTGATWSKLPSPSGMDSDVVPTLKPFPLRTHDNPEMILAAGDQEAVVLSRGGSLLTTMDLPAPPTHALVCEDFSNDGLTDIIVVTSNGVYGFVQTRQPGALFFSTLVGCLIVVMGVLFVSQYLNSSKGKPRALSSSLL